The Coccidioides posadasii str. Silveira chromosome 3, complete sequence genome contains a region encoding:
- a CDS encoding uncharacterized protein (EggNog:ENOG410PMU8~COG:G~BUSCO:11261at33183) produces the protein MPLDTIYITRHGHRLNWTIDLSTGTYHATYPTPTGIPVDPTLTQPGVRQSQELAAHFCHETFTTKPCRVYCSPFYRCLQTIQPTVEGLKKIQEAEKRPDINLTVRIENGLGEWFGSSSFFTHPSPSTPEVLATHFPTILSPSPSETQYKARIIPSPSGETIAQLHDRVATTLSHIIATVDEELAAFAESHPDDPRNHQSHSILICTHAAPLIAMGRALTGNMPDDSSEEDFKPFTASVSTFARRKSGSRTGIEQDVVNGKTEEICGKKIPHWRGGRGVGGGWDCVQNGDCSFLSGGEERGWHFNGEEDFLSMPTPLVASAPSGAASDAGSAGSSSAKL, from the exons ATGCCACTCGACACGATCTACATCACCCGGCATGGG CACCGTCTAAACTGGACAATAGACTTATCTACGGGTACCTACCATGCGACCTACCCAACGCCGACCGGCATTCCTGTCGACCCGACACTCACGCAGCCAGGTGTTCGGCAATCGCAAGAGTTAGCAGCGCACTTTTGCCATGAAACATTCACGACAAAACCATGCAGGGTGTATTGCAGTCCGTTTTATAGATGTCTGCAGACCATCCAGCCGACAGTGGAAGGGCTGAAAAAAATCCAAGAGGCAGAGAAGAGGCCAGATATCAACTTGACGGTTAGAATCGAAAACGGCCTTGG AGAATGGTTCGGCTCCTCATCCTTTTTCACTCACCCATCCCCTTCAACTCCTGAGGTCCTCGCAACCCACTTCCCAACCatcctctctccctctccgTCCGAAACCCAATACAAAGCAAGGATAATCCCTTCTCCCAGTGGTGAAACTATCGCCCAACTACACGACCGTGTAGCCACAACGCTCTCGCACATCATCGCCACTGTCGATGAAGAACTCGCGGCCTTCGCTGAATCTCATCCGGACGATCCCCGCAACCATCAAAGTCACTCCATATTGATATGTACGCATGCTGCGCCATTGATTGCAATGGGCAGGGCTTTGACAGGGAATATGCCCGACGATTCTTCAGAGGAGGACTTTAAGCCGTTTACAGCGAGTGTAAGCACGTTTGCAAGACGGAAGTCTGGGAGTCGGACGGGCATCGAGCAGGACGTTGTAAATGGAAAGACCGAAGAAATTTGTGGAAAGAAGATTCCCCACTGGAGAGGTGGACGAGGAGTTGGTGGAGGCTGGGACTGCGTACAGAATGGTGATTGCTCGTTTTTGAGCGGGGGAGAAGAGAGGGGCTG GCATTTTAATGGCGAGGAAGACTTCCTTTCGATGCCTACTCCGCTTGTTGCTAGCGCACCCAGTGGTGCGGCAAGCGATGCCGGCTCTGCGGGTTCTTCCTCTGCAAAGCTTTAG
- the PSD1 gene encoding phosphatidylserine decarboxylase 1 (BUSCO:374350at4751~EggNog:ENOG410PFVD~COG:I~TransMembrane:1 (i81-101o)~BUSCO:5324at33183) yields MSLLFVTRRTVLSRPIRFYHTLEKSSVDPLIYSHMGRYPRLRRQFSSSRYWQRGSQNQNERPNGNQSFWAKLSFALSKTKVEWYSIPVGLGIAYLGFVQIYKIQKAEKEKQLQESGEGYEEVPRRKRVRLSGPWQVQMMSTLPLKAMSRLWGRFNELELPYWLRVPGFKLYSWIFGVNLSEVAEQDLHVYPNLAAFFYRELKPGVRPLDPNPNAILSPSDGRILQFGMIEKGEVEQVKGVTYSLDALLGRDAGTPRSELAQPALRSSGNSNTTDAKTDSDNMEADEEFAKMNGISYTLPSLLSGGKDGHTDKRASSMDASVESSYKSEVNVQADLAKSETPWYMPKPASNRALYYVVVYLAPGDYHRFHSPVPWVVESRRHFAGELFSVSPYLQRTLPGLFTLNERVVLLGRWRWGFFSFTPVGATNVGSIKINFDRELRTNSLTTDTEADRQAALAVKRGEVYPGYAEATYHLASKTLGGHALERGEEMGGFQLGSSIVLVFEAPMGEPKNLELGSGGEREGGWVWKIEKGQRVKYGEALGEVKA; encoded by the coding sequence ATGTCGCTCCTTTTTGTTACGCGGAGAACGGTCTTGAGCAGACCGATACGCTTTTACCACACATTAGAGAAGAGCTCTGTTGACCCCTTAATCTACAGCCATATGGGGAGATATCCCCGTCTGCGCCGTCAGTTTTCCTCATCGAGGTATTGGCAGCGTGGATCACAGAACCAGAATGAACGTCCTAATGGAAACCAGTCATTCTGGGCCAAGCTGAGCTTTGCTCTGAGCAAGACTAAGGTTGAGTGGTACTCCATTCCGGTTGGACTGGGAATCGCATATCTTGGCTTTGTTCAAATCTACAAAATCCAAAAAgctgagaaagagaaacaacTACAAGAATCAGGAGAAGGATATGAGGAGGTTCCAcggaggaaaagagtacGACTTTCCGGGCCATGGCAAGTGCAAATGATGTCGACTTTGCCCCTAAAGGCAATGTCTCGTTTATGGGGACGTTTCAACGAACTTGAGCTGCCTTACTGGCTTCGTGTTCCGGGATTCAAACTGTACTCCTGGATTTTCGGGGTTAATTTGAGCGAAGTGGCCGAACAAGACCTTCACGTCTATCCCAATCTCGCGGCGTTTTTCTATCGAGAATTAAAGCCTGGTGTACGACCTCTAGACCCTAACCCAAATGCTATTCTATCTCCGTCCGATGGTCGTATTCTGCAGTTTGGTATGATCGAAAAGGGGGAAGTCGAGCAGGTAAAAGGCGTGACTTACAGTCTCGATGCTCTCCTCGGACGAGACGCGGGGACTCCAAGGTCAGAGCTCGCGCAGCCCGCCCTCAGATCATCTGGGAATAGCAACACGACGGATGCCAAAACCGACAGCGATAACATGGAAGCAGACGAGGAATTTGCTAAAATGAACGGCATAAGCTACACTCTACCCTCACTTCTCTCCGGAGGGAAAGACGGACACACGGACAAGAGAGCCAGCTCAATGGATGCATCAGTCGAGTCGAGCTACAAATCCGAGGTGAACGTGCAGGCCGATCTCGCAAAAAGTGAAACTCCATGGTATATGCCCAAGCCAGCTTCGAATCGCGCTCTATACTATGTTGTCGTCTACCTCGCACCGGGAGACTACCATCGGTTCCACTCGCCAGTTCCATGGGTCGTCGAGAGCCGACGCCATTTCGCTGGCGAGCTCTTTTCCGTCTCACCATATCTTCAACGAACACTTCCAGGCCTCTTCACTCTCAACGAACGCGTCGTCCTCCTTGGCCGGTGGAGATGGGGCTTCTTCAGTTTCACGCCGGTGGGCGCAACGAACGTCGGCTCCATCAAGATCAACTTTGATCGTGAACTACGCACAAACAGTCTTACGACGGACACCGAAGCTGACCGCCAGGCAGCTCTTGCAGTCAAGCGCGGAGAAGTCTACCCCGGTTATGCGGAGGCCACGTACCACCTCGCTAGTAAGACTCTGGGCGGCCACGCATTGGAGCGGGGTGAGGAGATGGGTGGCTTCCAGCTGGGTAGCTCGATTGTCTTGGTCTTCGAGGCACCGATGGGCGAGCCAAAAAATCTAGAACTCGGTTCGGGCGGTGAGAGAGAAGGTGGCTGGGTGTGGAAGATCGAGAAGGGACAAAGAGTCAAATATGGTGAGGCATTGGGAGAAGTGAAAGCCTAA
- a CDS encoding uncharacterized protein (EggNog:ENOG410PMIN~COG:O~TransMembrane:2 (i482-504o510-526i)~BUSCO:6351at33183) encodes MALNPGQADADINAHSSTPDVNGLSLQILSPSFRTSARISFNHVRPTTTVSELKTMITTALATRPPPESQRLIYRGRELSNTQETLTKILELGNGETHSIHLVLPPGTPLLETSDTKPSFKSDEAQSRSVQASLPQSRTFRSQRIEDLLNPALTPPELDPESNREATSQGIFGCNASFRASSSSKLNDSQTQSSGTGQESDDRGNATFSTTNAVDLPRVGPNISPIQRLKREASSDSDVIEPGPSHTGLQGLHENSGMGNSTASSINLGRHRTHRGPELRTTSNPVPRFISSAPTSGEYQAGTSRLPLLSQRILAMEDQIDHGISPSVDEISRIRFQLYQIQDEEYRNPLKPRDASLEGWLGRIISVATRADQLRIMKARDWQPSNYHTGLESATAGPTPTAAYLLKAPNGDQYVVMRPNNQPTASTLRYRTSRLAPNIPGLVVGGNMAQLGAPGPTGRFPANRVFRPPLVRRRYRQYVRPINLVAIVRSLWLFIRLYFFSYLISARGSWLRTFLVMGSAIIAIFSETSLPQRIQRVVLGPVQRHLENLLPVDGQQAREVNGTQRPEGVDANFNLRNESANVGQGQTVAAQGEQGGVWEGLRSLERSIAIFIASFVPGLSERHIAARNAAEAARRNEEEQRQQADNQRPEETPDGTDGVNIENNTDISDVRSSNEANMSETPQHQQPDQELRG; translated from the exons ATGGCTCTTAACCCAGGCCAAGCGGATGCAGACATCAATGCCCACTCGAGCACACCGGATGTCAATGGGCTTAGCTTACAGATACTCTCACCATCATTTAGAACATCTGCTCGAATATCTTTCAATCATGTCCGCCCTACAACAACAGTCTCGGAGCTGAAGACGATGATAACGACCGCGTTAGCGACGCGACCACCTCCGGAGTCGCAGAGATTGATTTATAGAGGCAGAGAGCTGTCAAATACCCAGGAAACGCTCACAAAAATTCTTGAGCTGGGAAAT GGCGAAACCCACTCGATTCATCTCGTTCTCCCACCAGGAACCCCGCTGTTAGAAACTTCCGATACTAAGCCATCCTTCAAATCAGACGAGGCGCAGAGCAGGAGCGTACAAGCCTCACTCCCTCAATCGAGAACCTTCCGATCTCAGAGAATCGAAGATCTTTTGAACCCGGCCCTGACTCCTCCAGAGCTAGATCCCGAATCCAACCGGGAGGCCACAAGCCAAGGGATCTTTGGTTGCAACGCGTCTTTTCGCGCATCATCCAGTTCGAAGCTCAATGATTCCCAGACACAGAGCAGTGGGACTGGTCAGGAGTCGGATGATCGTGGAAATGCTACGTTTAGTACTACGAATGCCGTCGATCTACCTCGAGTTGGACCAAATATTTCACCAATACAGAGACTTAAGCGGGAGGCTTCGAGCGATTCTGACGTGATAGAGCCGGGGCCTTCGCACACAGGCTTACAAGGATTGCACGAAAATTCCGGGATGGGGAACTCCACCGCGTCCTCGATAAATTTGGGACGGCATCGTACGCATCGTGGCCCGGAACTCAGAACTACGAGTAATCCGGTTCCACGGTTCATTTCTAGTGCGCCTACTAGCGGAGAATATCAAGCGGGGACAAGCAGACTGCCACTTCTCTCGCAACGCATCCTTGCAATGGAGGATCAAATTGATCATGGTATAAGTCCTTCCGTGGATGAAATTTCGAGAATTCGGTTTCAACTGTATCAAATACAGGACGAGGAATATCGAAACCCTTTAAAACCCCGAGATGCCTCCTTGGAAGGCTGGCTAGGTCGAATTATAAGTGTTGCTACTAGAGCAGACCAGCTTCGAATCATGAAAGCTAGAGATTGGCAACCCAGCAATTATCACACCGGCTTAGAGTCTGCCACGGCCGGCCCTACTCCCACGGCGGCGTACCTCCTTAAGGCTCCAAACGGCGACCAGTACGTGGTGATGCGCCCCAATAATCAACCTACAGCGTCAACTCTTCGATACCGCACATCAAGGCTAGCGCCTAATATTCCCGGTCTCGTTGTTGGTGGTAATATGGCCCAGCTAGGGGCGCCTGGTCCCACAGGCCGGTTTCCTGCGAATCGTGTTTTTAGGCCACCATTGGTCCGGCGTCGGTACAGGCAATACGTTAGACCAATAAACCTTGTCGCTATCGTTCGAAGCCTTTGGTTGTTTATACGGTTATACTTCTTCAGCTATCTTATCAGTGCTCGTGGATCGTGGCTTCGTACATTTCTTGTAATGGGATCCGCTATTATTGCGATATTTTCAGAAACCAGCCTTCCTCAAAGGATTCAGCGGGTTGTGCTCGGCCCAGTCCAGCGACATCTGGAGAATCTTCTGCCTGTCGATGGTCAGCAGGCCCGAGAAGTCAATGGCACCCAGCGACCTGAAGGAGTGGATGCCAACTTTAATTTGCGCAATGAGTCTGCCAACGTTGGCCAAGGCCAAACTGTCGCTGCACAAGGTGAGCAAGGCGGAGTGTGGGAAGGGCTACGCAGTTTGGAGCGATCCATTGCAATATTCATTGCGAGTTTCGTTCCAGGTTTAAGTGAGCGTCACATCGCGGCTAGAAATGCAGCAGAAGCTGCACGGCggaatgaagaagaacagCGACAGCAGGCAGACAATCAACGCCCTGAGGAAACCCCTGATGGGACTGATGGTGTTAACATTGAGAACAACACTGACATATCGGATGTCAGATCATCTAATGAGGCCAACATGAGCGAAACTCCACAACACCAGCAGCCAGATCAAGAGCTGCGGGGTTAA
- the RPS22 gene encoding 40S ribosomal protein S22 (EggNog:ENOG410PNSS~COG:J~BUSCO:15507at33183) — MVKTSVLNDALNAINNAEKAGKRQVMIRPSSKVIVKFLSVMQKHGYIGEFEEVDDHRSGKIVIQLNGRLNKTGVISPRYNIQLRELEKWVVKLLPSRQFGYIVLTTSAGIMDHEEARRKHVAGKIIGFFY; from the exons ATGGTCAAGACTAGCGTCCTCAATGATGCGCTCAATGCCATCAACAACGCCGAGAAGGCTGGAAAGCGTCAGGTTATGATCAGACCTAGCTCCAAGGTCATTGTCAAGTTCTTGTCTGTGATGCAGAAGCATG GTTACATTGGCGAGTTCGAGGAAGTCGATGACCACCGCTCTGGCAAGATCGTCATCCAGCTCAATGGCCG TCTGAATAAGACTGGTGTCATCAGTCCCCGCTACAACATCCAGCTCCGCGAGCTCGAGAAGTGGGTCGTCAAGCTTCTTCCTTCCCGTCAGTTCGGTTACATCGTCTTGACCACCTCCGCTGGTATCATGGACCACGAGGAGGCCAGACGTAAGCACGTTGCGGGCAAGATCATTGGTTTCTTCTACTAG